The DNA window GAAGGAGGTCGTCGTGTCCCCGTGGACGAGCACCATGTCCGCCCCCATCTCGCGCAGCTTCTGCCCGGCCTGCGGCACGATGCGTCCGGTGAGCCCCGCCAGGGTCTGGCGGTCGGTCATGACGTTCAAGTCCTCGTCGGGGGTCAGGCCGAAGACGGCGAGGGCCTCGTCGAGCATCTGGCGCTGCTGCCCGGTGGAGAGGATCAGGGGCGTGAGGCCGGGCTGGCGCGCGAGGGCGGCGTACACCGGGGCCATCTTCGTCGCCTCGGGCCGGGTGCCGAAGGCGAGGACGATGCGTTTGTCGTTCGTCGGGAGGGCGGCTTCGGAGGACGGACCAATCATCTGCGTCACGTTATCAGCCGCTTCTACCGGGGGAGGAGGGCAGGCCCCCCACCTCCTCCCCGTGGGCGCGCACCCGGCGGTAGGTGACGAACCACAGGCACAGCAAGATCACCAGGACGGTCGCCAGGATCACCGGGAGCCGCATCCCCTGCGCGAGCATCCCCAGCACCCCGCACGCGAGAGCCACGCCCCACAGGATGACCGCCGTGCGCCGCGCGCTGGCCGTGCGGGCGAGGACCCGGTGGTGGATGTGCGTCTTGTCGGGGTGCCCGAGCGGATTGCGGATGCCGCGCGCCAGCCGCCCGATCACGACCTGGGTGGTGTCGAAGAGGGGCAGCGCGAGCACGAGCAGCGGCACGAGCAGGCTGGCCCCCGCGCTCACCTTGAGGGTGCCGAGCAGGCTGACGGCGGCGAGCGTGTAGCCGAAGAGGTACGCCCCCGCGTCCCCCATGATGATCCGGCTGGGGTTGAAGTTGTGCCGCAGGTACCCGAGGGCTGCCCCCGCCAGCCCGGCGAGGAGCACAACCGCCGCCGCCCGGTCCGCGAACTGCGCCGCCGTGGCGAGCAGCACCATGCTCACGACGAAGCCCACGCCGCCCACCACCCCGTCCACCCCGTCCATCAGGTTCACGGCGTTCGTCAGACCGACCACCCACAGCAGCGTGACGACGAAGCTCAGCGGCTCGTTGAGGGCGGCGGGCAGCGTGGGCAGGAAGGGGAGCGCGCCCACGTCGATGCGCAGCCCGTTCACGATCAGGAGGAGCGCCGCCAGAGCCTGCACTCCCAGCCGGAAGGCGGGCGTCAACCCGTACTGGTCGTCGATGAAGCCCACCAGGACGAGCACCGTGCCGCCGAGCAGGATGGCGAGCACCTGGATGTTGACCTGCTCGATCACGATGGGCCGCAGCGCCCAGGCGACGACCACGCTCAGCAGAAACCCCGCGAAGATGGCGAGGCCACCCGCATTGGGCAGGGGCTCCTTGTTCAGCCGCCGCGCGTTGGGCTGGTCGGCCCACCCCACCTGGAGGGCGAAGTCGCGCACCCCCGGGATAAAGCGCCAGGTGAAGACCCAGGCGGTCAGGAAGGTGAGAAGCACGCTGAGAAAACCGCGCCCGAACAGGTCCGCGATACCGAATTGCGCCGCGAGCGCCTTCAGGGAGTCCATAAGCTGACCGGAGTCTAAAGGCAATGGGTGAGGGGACGCGATGGACAAAAGTGGGATGTGGACGGGGTTGGGACAACCTCAGCCGTCAGACCTCGTGAGAAGGTAGGAGTGAGGGGAGGCCAGGGCGGAAGGTCAAAGGAGAAAGCGAAGGCCAACCGGGGGCGCCTTCGCCCAGGCTTTTCTCTTGACCAATGGTCCTGCGGCTGGTGACCTTGATGGAGCGGTTCGTGGGTCACACGCCCCCTCACCCGTTGCTTCGCAACGCCCTCTCCCGCGAGGGGAGAGGGTCAGCAGCGCCCAGACCGCTCGTCGGCAGAAACTCCACGCTTCCTCGTTCCGGCACAGCCATTCTCAACCCAGTCGAGATCACAGCCTGGGCCAGCCGGGATCGCCCCCGCCTTCTGCCTCCCCCTCACTTCGTCCCGTAAATCCTGTCCCCCGCGTCCCCCAGCCCCGGCACGATGTAGCCGTGGTCGTTGAGCCGCTCGTCCACGGCGGCCACCACGATCTCCACGTCGGGGTGCTCGGCCTCGATCACGGCCACGCCCTCCGGCGCGGCGAGGATGCACATCAGCCCGATGGTCTGGGCGCCCGCGTCCTTGAGAAACTGGATGGCGGCGCTCGCGCTCCCGCCCGTGGCGAGCATGGGGTCGGTCAGGAAGACCCGGCGCTCGGCGATGTCGGCAGGAAGCTTGTTGTAGTAGGCGACGGGCTTGAGGGTCAGGGGGTCGCGGTACAGGC is part of the Deinococcus planocerae genome and encodes:
- a CDS encoding MraY family glycosyltransferase, which translates into the protein MDSLKALAAQFGIADLFGRGFLSVLLTFLTAWVFTWRFIPGVRDFALQVGWADQPNARRLNKEPLPNAGGLAIFAGFLLSVVVAWALRPIVIEQVNIQVLAILLGGTVLVLVGFIDDQYGLTPAFRLGVQALAALLLIVNGLRIDVGALPFLPTLPAALNEPLSFVVTLLWVVGLTNAVNLMDGVDGVVGGVGFVVSMVLLATAAQFADRAAAVVLLAGLAGAALGYLRHNFNPSRIIMGDAGAYLFGYTLAAVSLLGTLKVSAGASLLVPLLVLALPLFDTTQVVIGRLARGIRNPLGHPDKTHIHHRVLARTASARRTAVILWGVALACGVLGMLAQGMRLPVILATVLVILLCLWFVTYRRVRAHGEEVGGLPSSPGRSG
- the upp gene encoding uracil phosphoribosyltransferase codes for the protein MLTVVTHPLIQHKLSLMRSVETGVKEFRELAAEVSMLLAYEAMRDLELSPTHLTTPLEEGNFPMLSGKKLALVAILRAGLVMTDGILNLVPAAKVGHIGLYRDPLTLKPVAYYNKLPADIAERRVFLTDPMLATGGSASAAIQFLKDAGAQTIGLMCILAAPEGVAVIEAEHPDVEIVVAAVDERLNDHGYIVPGLGDAGDRIYGTK